From one Sparus aurata chromosome 16, fSpaAur1.1, whole genome shotgun sequence genomic stretch:
- the LOC115566298 gene encoding SH2 domain-containing adapter protein F-like translates to MAKWLKDYLNLGTRRDPPQPPRPDYSESEILRAYRAQKELDFEDPYQHSDKEHQNGGFNPCSATVSLPSFPAFGSVLPNGVEVKVVSPKHRLIKVDSQEFGRCKVPLSPVTIQEEPVVPSAPAASDADTDYSDPFDVRPDPRGRPNWEPKSAPTDCCSYMEPFEAQRIISELQNSMMATNRSGSGDGGQLYDNPYEERTRHQHRAAPPAQQQPTQWVEGGLAQIDSRESRLPQDDERPADEYDQPWEWKKDNISKALAVQFEGAERERSRAQTEQTRLTKTGTTSTTAESTTLRLVGDTPPLLGERVDPSVPLERQVWYHGTLSRSEAESLLTLCKESSYLVRNSQTSRNDYSLSLRSCKGFMHMKFTRSAEGRYVLGENSPPFCTIPEVIHYYTTHKLPIRGAEHMSLLYPVIVQTL, encoded by the exons ATGGCAAAGTGGTTGAAGGACTACCTAAACCTTGGCACCAGGCGTGACCCTCCACAGCCCCCGAGGCCAGATTACAGCGAGAGTGAGATTCTGAGGGCCTACAGAGCTCAGAAGGAGCTAGATTTTGAGGACCCGTACCAGCACTCTGACAAGGAGCATCAGAATGGTGGATTCAACCCCTGTAGTGCCACAGTGAGCCTCCCCTCGTTCCCTGCATTTGGTTCGGTGTTGCCCAATGGCGTGGAG GTGAAAGTGGTGTCTCCCAAGCACAGACTAATTAAAGTGGACTCTCAGGAGTTTGGTCGCTGTAAAGTCCCACTGAGTCCCGTGACAATTCAAGAGGAACCT GTGGTACCTTCTGCTCCAGCAGCGTCGGACGCTGACACAGATTATTCTGACCCCTTTGATGTCCGTCCAGACCCAAGAGGCCGACCGAACTGGGAGCCCAAATCTGCACCAACAGATTGCTGCAGCTACATGGAGCCATTCGAGGCCCAGCGGATCATCTCAG AACTGCAGAACAGCATGATGGCAACTAACAGGTCCGGGAGTGGAGATGGCGGACAGTTATATGACAACCCATATGAGGAGAGGACACGTCACCAGCACCGAGCTGCACCACcagcacaacaacaaccaacTCAGTGGGTTGAGGGCGGACTTGCCCAGATAGACAGCAGGGAGAGCAGGCTGCCCCAGGACGATGAGAGGCCAGCTGATGAATACGACCAGCCCTGGGAGTGGAAGAAGGACAACATCTCTAAAGCTCTAGCAG TTCAGTTTGAAGGGGCTGAAAGGGAGCGCTCGCGAGCTCAGACAGAGCAGACCAGGCTCACCAAGACAGGCACTACATCAACCACAGCGGAGTCAACTACTCTCCGTCTAGTTGGTGACACCCCTCCTCTCCTGGGAGAGAGGGTGGATCCGTCTGTGCCACTAGAGAGACAAGT GTGGTACCATGGAACGCTGAGTCGCTCGGAGGCAGAAAGTCTACTGACTCTGTGCAAGGAGAGCTCCTACCTGGTGAGGAACAGCCAGACCTCCAGGAACGACTACTCACTCTCACTCAG GAGCTGTAAGGGCTTCATGCACATGAAGTTCACTCGGTCTGCGGAGGGGCGTTACGTGCTCGGGGAGAACAGCCCTCCTTTCTGCACCATCCCAGAGGTCATCCACTACTACACTACACACAAGCTGCCGATCAGAGGAGCTGAGCACATGTCCCTGCTGTATCCTGTCATAGTGCAGACCCTCTGA
- the yju2 gene encoding splicing factor YJU2 has translation MSERKVLNKYYPPDFDPSKIPKLKLPKDRQYVVRLMAPFNMRCKTCGEYIYKGKKFNARKETVQNELYMGLPIFRFYIKCTRCLAEITFKTDPENTDYAMEHGATRNFQAEKLIEEEEKRVQQEREEEELNNPMKVLENRTKDSKMEMEVLENLQELKELNQRQAQVDFEGMIDRYRELERIEKEREKEEDERETKEMLERALVKRLRDSDSDSDSEKEEEGESSQSNESSTDKPTDILTIDKPTQAPGTSTGGVKRAKVETWEKSVGTLGGGGALGSLVVRKKPRPTFAKPHPVGPAAPKLQTDSKKSVAVSNNASKPVTTQNGSSSLSLLGAYSDSDSNDSE, from the exons ATGTCCGAGAGAAAAGTATTGAAT AAATACTACCCTCCGGATTTTGATCCGTCTAAAATCCCCAAACTTAAACTCCCAAAAGATCGTCAGTATGTGGTCAGATTGATGGCTCCATTCAATATGAG GTGTAAAACATGTGGCGAGTACATCTACAAGGGGAAGAAGTTCAACGCACGCAAAGAGACCGTTCAGAACGAGCTGTACATGGGATTGCCCATCTTCCGCTTCTACATCAAATGTACTCGGTGTCTTGCTGAGATTACTTTTAAG ACCGACCCAGAGAACACAGACTACGCCATGGAGCACGGTGCAACGCGAAACTTCCAGGCAGAGAAACTGattgaagaggaggagaagagagtccagcaggagagggaggaagaggaactgAACAACCCCATGAAG GTGTTGGAGAACCGCACAAAGGATTCtaagatggagatggaggtgcTGGAGAACCTtcaggagctgaaggagctgaaccAAAGGCAGGCTCAGGTGGACTTCGAGGGAATGATCGACCGATacagagagctggagaggatcgagaaggagagggagaaagaagaagatgagCGAGAGACAAA AGAGATGCTGGAGCGCGCCCTCGTGAAAAGACTCAGAGACTCGGACTCGGACTCTGACtcagagaaggaagaggagggtgaaAGCTCCCAGTCAAATGAATCCAGcacagacaaaccaacagacaTCCTCACCATTGATAAACCCACACAGGCACCG GGAACCTCAACTGGAGGAGTGAAGAGGGCCAAGGTGGAGACCTGGGAGAAGAGTGTGGGGACGCTGGGCGGTGGAGGGGCACTCGGGTCCCTGGTCGTGCGAAAGAAACCCAGACCAACTTTCGCCAAACCCCATCCAGTGGGGCCTGCTGCACCCAAATTACAAACAG ACTCAAAGAAATCTGTGGCTGTTTCCAACAACGCCTCTAAGCCTGTCACCACGCAAAACGGCTCGTCATCTCTCAGCCTGTTGGGGGCGTATTCAGACAGTGACAGCAATGACAGCGAATGA
- the LOC115565973 gene encoding cocaine- and amphetamine-regulated transcript protein — MVSARALLLAVTCCCAYLWLARAEDSSLETRSLDFPQKNQQEKDLIDALQEVLEKLRSKEMPLEKKLGWLPSCDAGEPCAVRKGARIGTLCSCPRGTSCNFYVLKCL, encoded by the exons ATGGTCAGCGCCCGAGCTCTCCTCCTCGCGGTCACCTGCTGCTGCGCCTACCTGTGGCTCGCCCGGGCAGAAGACTCGTCGCTGGAGACGCGCTCGTTGGATTTCCCCCAGAAAAACCAGCAGGAGAAAGACCTG ATTGACGCGTTGCAAGAAGTTTTGGAGAAGCTGAGGAGCAAAGAGATGCCCTTAGAGAAAAAGCTGGGCTGGCTGCCTTCG TGTGACGCAGGGGAGCCGTGCGCCGTGCGTAAGGGCGCACGTATCGGCACGCTGTGCAGCTGTCCACGAGGGACGTCCTGTAACTTCTACGTTCTTAAGTGTTTGTGA
- the LOC115565951 gene encoding microtubule-associated protein 1S-like, translating to MTSHPNCRLPNMASSRVPEREVREEARRAATANLDFSPHKHSLLIIVGRTAHLRQTGHICGDIERGIRSWDVDLKSCNLNLFLQEFLSHHTASFKGAGQKCLRHSTRVLDTQVLISPSQEQVRSEVSALLSRESAHKLLILAGQSVEDSGDLLFHRGLFSPQHLKQILTEQFIDQENSSSKLSLTLSCPNIGQWRKTLLGDQPLQGPFTLHINPPEVLPAMEALGEFTSLISGTLSPPSPFDLLPPPTTVGFLKLSRPCCYVFPAGRGDCAFFAVNGFTVLMDGGSDSQACFWKLVRHLDRVDAVLITHVGTENLPGVNVFLERKVAEMELSSDVKDDSSKRLISPELGVVFFNAPSRLQLEDQPCVDSVLKSTQQAALTLHLLKKLEIRPQPLFRPQGIPIEPLTLFQKMGVGQLDLYILNPGKNSQEYQTFMQNWPDAVSSASKSQTLPLTALASVCALLVWHPACPQEKVVRVLFPGVTPQAKLLQGLEKLNGLAFLQKPTVTTGDLERLGEDKTPKRTESQDSVKSQGKESTPKHGKDRGGKEEGKGKLFNGVAARDADKTRIKDIGVKNKAATSEKNTSKKGRGKDGKKEDKPGSKEENTVTRHDQGKRDVLTPKPKNDNKTKLKKDAKNDSKTGGKKTKKTSGKEANNGKKVNVNTELPNNNSTKPDAGNVLGTSEAEGLDAEQQKQKTEKESEENPCGSKMSTPEDMTADFLKLKEETAAQVETADKGEQRRSESGNEKSLGDLSKAADTLEEEAGGSAGIMGGESGDNGVRDKDWTGEKAPEEQPGNACKPAKVVGFPSPLNKTAKNECSVQHDTTPTEYTLLDGALRSSPPSRSSPENQVPVSPDEETVEPASPDSRPNSAGHTPYCLSPDDVWCNRATLSRLQAQMGNAESADVSDSSKQSDGQSNQHRTTPESHSTAREKHLSFLSLGSFKEGSSDPSPSLTTTTTTHSMPAEVSSPQSTEVDESLSMSLEQGATPVSQRDGEDSVHHSSSNGGHFVGVSLPMKKPPRSVGQGFEMGRPPAPNTLHFEASAHDVDLCLVSPCEFKHFKPADSSSGASESPRGAFAQHHHGNNNNNPKDTSPSESNAPVCTEDCPSTTADGVLDSDEDESCSEPSNSPHDLHTSRALPQDPPPAPLRDSPPLPPHPDASMPVPQSESDANGKRAKAAGTRGKKSPAVTEASQRSGSGKSRIGSQSGVLKGNASSTRTPSSSPRSAPAKSSPNPGSKSTSGGEVSVYVDLAYIPSGGSSSTVSVDFFRCVRSSCYIVSGDSPEREELLRHTLDALLDSKISWPETMQVTVIPTFESPAMQEWYQQTQDRQKELGITVLGSNSTVAMQDETFPACKIEF from the exons ATGACATCACATCCCAACTGCAGGCTCCCCAACATGGCGTCCAGCCGGGTGCCGGAGAGGGAGGTCCGGGAGGAGGCGAGGCGCGCCGCGACCGCGAACCTCGACTTCAGCCCCCACAAACACTCCCTGCTCATCATCGTCGGACGGACCGCACACCTCAGACAGACGGGACACATCTGCGGGGACATCGAGCGAG GTATTCGTTCGTGGGACGTCGACTTAAAATCCTGTAACCTGAACCTCTTCCTCCAGGAGTTTCTCTCCCACCACACGGCGTCTTTCAAGGGTGCAG gGCAGAAGTGTCTGCGCCACAGTACCAGAGTGTTGGACACTCAGGTGCTGATCAGTCCGTCTCAGGAACAGGTTCGTTCAGAG GTGTCGGCTCTGCTGTCCAGGGAATCGGCTCATAAGCTGCTGATCTTGGCCGGCCAGAGCGTGGAGGACAGTGGAGACCTGCTGTTTCACAGAGGACTGTTCTCGCCACAACACCTGAAACAAATACTGACAGAGCAG TTCATAGATCAAGAGAACTCCTCCTCCAAACTCAGTCTGACTCTGAGTTGTCCAAACATCGGCCAGTGGAGGAAGACTCTCCTGGGAGACCAGCCTCTGCAGGGTCCTTTCACGCTGCACATCAATCCCCCAGAGGTGCTGCCTGCCATGGAGGCCCTGGGGGAATTCACCTCCCTCATCTCTGGTACCCTCTCCCCTCCGTCTCCCTTCgacctcctgcctcctcccaCCACGGTGGGTTTTCTCAAGCTGTCCCGCCCCTGCTGCTACGTGTTCCCTGCCGGCCGCGGCGACTGTGCCTTTTTTGCCGTCAACGGGTTCACGGTGCTGATGGATGGCGGCTCGGACTCTCAGGCTTGTTTCTGGAAGCTGGTCCGCCACCTCGACCGAGTTGATGCAGTTTTGATAACGCACGTTGGGACAGAGAACCTCCCTGGGGTCAACGTCTTCCTGGAGAGGAAGGTGGCTGAGATGGAGCTGAGCTCTGATGTCAAAG ATGACTCCTCTAAGAGGCTTATCTCCCCAGAGCTCGGAGTTGTGTTCTTTAACGCCCCCAGCAGGTTGCAGCTGGAAGATCAGCCCT GTGTGGACAGTGTACTGAAGAGCACACAGCAGGCGGCTCTAACCCTCCACTTGTTAAAGAAGTTAGAAATCAGACCACAGCCATTGTTTCGACCACAAGGGATCCCCATCGAGCCACTAACCCTGTTCCAGAAGATGGGAGTGGGGCAGCTGGATTTATACATCCTCAACCCCGGCAAAAACAGTCAGGAGTACCAGACATTCATGCAGAACTGGCCAGACGCCGTGTCATCAGCCTCCAAATCTCAAACTCTCCCCCTCACCGCGCTGGCCTCAGTGTGTGCGCTGCTTGTGTGGCACCCAGCGTGTCCTCAGGAGAAGGTGGTCAGGGTGCTGTTCCCCGGTGTCACCCCACAGGCAAAGCTGTTGCAGGGGCTGGAGAAGCTGAATGGGCTGGCCTTCCTCCAGAAACCTACTGTGACGACCGGGGACCTGGAGAGGCTGGGAGAGGACAAAACGCCCAAGAGGACGGAGAGCCAGGACAGTGTTAAGTCTCAAGGGAAGGAGTCAACGCCGAAACACGGAAAAGATCGGGGAGGTAAAGAAGAGGGGAAAGGAAAACTGTTCAACGGAGTCGCTGCAAGAGATGCTGATAAAACCAGAATCAAAGATATAGGTGTCAAGAACAAAGCAGCAACTTCAGAGAAGAATACTTCAAAGAAAGGGAGAGGTAAGGATGGGAAAAAAGAAGATAAGCCTGGCAGTAAAGAGGAAAACACTGTCACGAGGCATGATCAGGGGAAACGGGATGTTCTCACTCCAAAACCAAAGAATGACAATAAAACTAAACTCAAAAAGGACgcaaaaaatgactcaaaaacaggggggaagaaaacaaaaaaaacatcaggaaaGGAGGCAAATAATGGCAAGAAggtgaatgtaaacacagagttgCCAAATAACAACTCAACCAAACCCGACGCTGGGAATGTGTTAGGAACATCAGAGGCAGAGGGACTCGATgcagagcagcagaaacaaaaaacagagaaagagtcTGAAGAGAATCCCTGTGGCTCCAAAATGTCTACCCCTGAGGACATGACAGCTGACTTTCTAAAGCTCAAGGAGGAAACTGCggcacaggtggaaacagcaGATAAAGGAGAGCAGAGACGCAGCGAGTCTGGAAATGAAAAGAGCCTCGGAGACCTGAGCAAAGCGGCTGACACACTTGAGGAAGAAGCCGGAGGTAGCGCGGGGATAATGGGAGGAGAGAGTGGTGATAATGGAGTGCGAGACAAGGACTGGACTGGAGAGAAAGCTCCAGAAGAGCAGCCTGGAAATGCTTGTAAACCAGCAAAGGTTGTAGGATTCCCATCCCCCTTGAATAAGACGGCAAAGAATGAGTGCTCAGTCCAACATGACACAACCCCGACTGAGTACACTCTCCTGGACGGGGCTTTGAGAAGCAGCCCTCCCTCCAGATCCTCTCCAGAGAACCAGGTGCCAGTCAGCCCTGACGAGGAGACGGTTGAGCCAGCATCCCCTGATTCACGGCCCAACAGCGCCGGCCACACTCCTTACTGTCTCTCCCCAGATGATGTGTGGTGCAACAGGGCCACTCTCAGCAGGTTACAGGCCCAGATGGGTAACGCAGAGTCAGCCGATGTCAGCGATTCATCCAAGCAGAGTGATGGGCAGTCAAACCAGCACAGAACCACTCCAGAGAGCCACTCAACCGCCAGAGAGAAGCACCTGAGTTTCCTTTCGTTGGGTTCATTTAAAGAAGGCTCTTCAGacccctctccgtctctcactACCACCACTACTACACACTCAATGCCGGCAGAGGTGAGCTCACCTCAGTCCACAGAGGTAGATGAGTCACTGTCCATGTCCTTAGAGCAGGGAGCGACCCCTGTGAGCCAGAGAGATGGGGAGGACAGCGTTCATCACTCCAGCTCCAATGGAGGCCATTTTGTCGGGGTGTCTTTACCAATGAAGAAGCCTCCGAGATCTGTAGGGCAGGGTTTTGAGATGGGGCGTCCTCCCGCTCCTAACACACTTCATTTTGAGGCGTCAGCTCACGATGTGGATCTATGCCTGGTGTCTCCCTGCGAGTTCAAGCATTTCAAACCAGCAGACTCCAGCTCAGGTGCGAGCGAGTCCCCCAGAGGAGCTTTTGCTCAACATCATCacggcaacaacaacaacaaccccaAAGACACATCGCCCAGCGAGTCAAACGCCCCCGTCTGCACGGAGGACTGCCCCTCCACCACGGCAGACGGAGTCCTGGACTCAGATGAGGATGAGTCATGTAGTGAGCCGTCTAACTCCCCCCATGACCTCCACACCAGCCGGGCTCTGCCCCAGGACCCTCCGCCTGCCCCTCTCAGGGACAGTCCGCCCCTGCCCCCTCATCCAGACGCCTCCATGCCCGTTCCTCAGTCTGAGTCTGATGCTAATGGGAAGAGGGCAAAAGCCGCCGGCACACGAGGGAAAAAATCGCCAGCG GTTACTGAGGCCTCCCAAAGATCAGGCTCAGGGAAAAGCAGGATAGGGAGCCAAAGTGGAGTCCTGAAGGGGAATGCCTCGTCCACTCGAACGCCTTCCTCCAGCCCCCGTTCAGCACCAGCAAAATCCTCACCCAATCCAG GCTCTAAGTCTACCTCTGGCGGAGAAGTCAGCGTATACGTTGACCTGGCCTATATCCCCTCCGGAGGCTCCTCTTCTACAGTCAGCGTGGACTTCTTCAGATGCGTTCGCTCCTCTTGTTACATCGTCAGCGGCGACagtccagagagagaggaactgTTGAGGCATACGCTAGACGCATTACTGGACAGCAAGATATCCTGGCCTGAGACTATGCAG GTGACAGTGATCCCCACCTTTGAGTCGCCGGCGATGCAGGAGTGGTACCAGCAGAcccaggacagacagaaggagcTGGGCATCACCGTGCTGGGCTCCAACAGCACTGTCGCCATGCAGGACGAGACCTTTCCCGCCTGCAAGATAGAGTTTTGA